The Paenibacillus sp. FSL R7-0345 DNA segment GTATGAGCTCCAGTAGACCAGTTTACTCCTCCCCATAACGTAAGATCAGAGTCTTGAACAAAGGTCATTGGTGTTGCCCATCCAGCCAGTGCATAGTCTAGTACAATATTCTGGCTTTTATAGGCCTGCCAAACCAGGTTGGCACATTGCAGTGAACTCGTATCCGTTCTGCTGGCTGTAACTGAATATGGTTTCCCCTGCAAATTGTCATAAGCATAATTAGCAGCATTTGCCCTGAGTGTTGCTGTTGTTCCAGTAGGATAATAATCTCTCATGGTGTATCTATTAGACCATCTGCTTATATCATAATCATCACTGGTATATGGATCTCCAAGTGCTTCAACTGTTCTGGAGCTGTCGGTATACACTATCGCGGCATGACCGTGATTAACTCCGACAACCCACAAAACATAGGTGGTCTGATCCTTTGAAACCAATATATCTCCTTTATCTGCTCTGCCCTTCATATAAGTCCAATCAGAGGAGGTCATTTTACTGCTACCATCACCATCGCTGTTAATAACTGCATTTCTGCTCAATTGGACATTTGAACTATCATTTTTAACAGTTGCATAGCCGAGATACTCGTTTAAATCGCCATGTTCTTTCTGCATTTCTTTCAATTCAGTAACAGAGATACCGGAATAGGAAGATAAAGACTCAAAATATCCGTCATCTTGAGCCGATGCTGCAGGCAGCGCTACCTTAGCACTTAAAGAAGTTCTGCTTGTAGCAGCTTCTTTGGCATGTTGTGCAGTTAAACCCAGTTTCTCTGCCGGTATTGTTATATCAAGATACTTCGATAAATCCCCGTGCTCACTTTCAAGCGCTTTTAATTCGGATACCGAAAATCCTGAATATTTAGACATGTAGTTGTAATATTCTGAATTATCATCTGATGCATAGGATACATTAACAAGTGCTGGAAATACCATTGCAAACGTCAAAACAGCGGTAACGAGTTTCTTGTGCTTCACAAATTGTTCCACCTTTCGTTTTCGATTAATGTAATAATCATCCATGCTCCCTGCAGCCAATATTAGATCTTTCCTGAAATATAACGCTCTCAATTATGTATAGAGCATAAACACCGGTAGCCCCCCCTTGCTATATAAATATATTGTTCCGGCCAACACCACATATGCTAATATTATAAAATATGGGTATATGATCCAGAAATACTACCCCAGTATAGTACCATATTTTTCCTTAGTCAATATAAAAAAGCATTTATATAAAAAAATTGATTTAAATACTAAAATTACATTATTTAAATTTTATATATAAAAAAACAAAATATTTAATTTCCCGTTATATAGATTAAACTAAAGAATATATGTCGAAGAACTTTCTTAAATCATTCGCCCTGAGCCAACGATATCCAATGAAAAACAGCATGGCCCCCTTGCTTCAGGAGTGCCATGCTGCTCTTTTGAATAAGATTTAGATAATGTTCATAACGGCCCGCGCCTGGATGTCCAGCTCACTGGCGGAAGCAGCAATTCCTGTAAACTCCTCCAGGGCTACTTCAATCTGCTTCTGGCTGTCTTTAACACTCTCCTGGACATGCTCCAGACCGGCTGACATTTTGCCGATTTCTTCAGTAATTGCTTGTACGCTGTTCCGAACCTCACCAATCGAGTCCTGCACCATACCCGAAAGCTTCCGCACCTCCTTGGCCACCACGTCGAACCCCCGGCCGAACTCGCCGGCATGCGCCGCTTCAATCGCTGCATTAAGCGCGAGCAGATGTGTCTGCGAGGCAATATCGCGGATGGTCTGCACCACCCCCTGTATATCAACGGCCTTGTTCTGCAGACCTCTCAGGATCAGGGTGTTCTCATCCGATACCCCGGCGATATTGTTGATGCTGTGCAGCATTTCCCGGCTCCGTTCGATCCCCTGCTCGGCGCGCCGGTTCAGGCTGTCAGCCATTCTCTGCATCTGCTCCACCACATGGTTCACATCGGTCTGCCGGTGTGTGATATTGGTCGCGATTTTGCTGACCCCGATGACATGATGATTGGTTTCGTCAAAAATAGGCATATAGGTTGCTTCGAGCCACACGGTGTTTCCCTCTGAATCCATTCGTTCAATCTTATCCTGGAAGCTGTTACCGGAAAGCAGATTCTGCCAGAACATTTCATAGTCCGGACTGTTCACAAACTCAGGAAAGCATAGCTCCCGGTGATGCATTCCGTACATATCCGCTGATTTGTATTTCATTGAACCTGCAAATACTTCATTAACATAGGCCACTCTGCGGTCAAGATCAAAGCGGATCAGGGCAAGGTTCTTCTCCAAGGCTTTGACTACCAGTGCCTCAGTAACTGCTGGAACTGATACGTTCTCCATAATACTATCTCCCTGTGCAGCTCAAATTGAGATTGTGCGGCTATCATATTTTCATAAGGTGTATATTCTATATTAACGGCCGAAAAGCTACTATGGATTATAACGATTTAAAAGATTTGATCTATCACCCTGCTCTTCGCACTCACTTCTTGCCACCATAGTCACCGAACTTCAATCCCCACACCGAATCCTTACGGTGCGCTGCCGCTCTCTGCAGACCGGGAAGCCGCGGATCATGCGGATAATGCTGCTCTAAATAGAGAACAAATACCCCGCGCAGCCCGATTTCGGCATCCAGCTTATTATATTCATTCGGATGTTTTTCCATTTCTGCAATTGCGGATTCCCAGCTCTCCAGATCGGCAGGATCTGAGCGGCCCTCACGGACTCTTCCCGCCAGCCTGCGGAGTTCACGGTATGCCCTTTTTACTTTGGATGAATAGATCTGCTTCTGATTCAAAAAAGTAAGCAAAGCAACCAGCAGCACCAGCCCGCCCCACATAATAAACGTATCCATTAATTAAAATCCCCCTGCCTTTATATGTCCTTTTATTATACACGGCAGCACGCAAAAAACCCCACAGCCCGTGGGGTTTTTGTCCATCTTTTTCAGCACTTAAATCCTGCTATTCTTTTTGATGATTTCGTTCAGCTGGCGCTTGTCTGCCTCCTGCGAGCGGTCCAGTGCCTCCAGATCATCCTGGTCGGCTTCCGCAGCCACAAACTGCACGTCCTCCAGTTTAGCTTCGTAAAGCAATTTCTGCTTGTCTACCTTAGAGACAATGTTCGAGTTCTCCCGATCCATAACAGCTACCGCCTTCCTTCTTCCTTATATTGATTCAGCGAATACGTTTAAATCATACCTCCGGCTTCTTCAATGATTGATAGCGCCTGCTGGTAGGATTCCGGCTGTACAATGACCGTCAGCAGAATATTTCTGCCGGTCGGCCCTCCGTCTCCGCCATGGCTCATCCCGCTTGAGCTGGTATGCGCAGCAGTTAAAATACCGGAATGCGCGCTTTCGGCAGTCATCGAATCCATAGCGGAAAGGTCGCCTGTCACCGGGTTTACCGCATTCTGCAGGCCTCCCCCGCTGAAGCGGGTGAAGCGGTCAATAGCCATCTCGGTTACGCGCAGGACCTGAAGCTTGCGGGAGACACCTTCCGCTTCTTCGGGTGTTTTGAAGTAGGCGAGGATGCTTTTTTCTGACAAGGGTAATCCCTGCTTTCTGCCTGATATGCCAAATGCAAATGGACCATTTTATTTTGTATTGATGCTGCATGGTTTATACACGCTTTTTATGTTTAATCTTATTTATCAGCAAAAAAATCCCTGGCCGCACTTTGCCCATTTCCCCTACCTTATACCTCGGGATAACAAGCTTAACTTAGTTAATAATTCCATAAATACAAAAAATATATTTATATTTTTTACATAGAGAACGACATTTACATTATTTTTATTTTATATAGTAAATGCTGTTTTCCTTTTGTTATGTCATCAAACCTCACTTTCACATCGATAATGTGGTCATTTTATTATAAATTCAATAGTTTTCAGCTGCTTTGTCTCTTGATCAAGCTTGCACATGTTACCTATACCGTCACAAAAGAAAGTGTTTTCTAAAAAAACAACATCACTTTTAACTGGATTTTACATTTTACCAATGGTAGAATCTTCTTAATATTTTTCCTACTAGCCGGGACGGAAATAAACACAGATTACTAGAAAGGAGAATCGAAGTGCTGTCTATAGCAGGAAAAATTTAGCTGTATCAGTACACATACACATTTGGAGGGGATTACATTTGGAGTGGAATAAACTACCTCGCAAGCTGTCTGTCATCACCCTGTCACTCGGAGTGACAGCAGGCATGATTCCGGGAGCGGCCTTTGCCGCCAGCAGCTCGCAGACGCCAACATCAACTAAATCTTTAACCTCAATTACCCAAACTTCCAATCAGACCTACATTTCACCGCAGATTAACACCAAATCATCAGGCAATGTCCGTGTTATTGTACAGCTGAGCGGCCAGCCTGCAGCCGTAGGCAAATACGCAGCCAAGCAGGGAATTTCCACCCTCTCCCAGGCATCTGCAGAAGCTGCTGTCAAAAGCCAGCAGTCTGAAGTACTGGGTAAAGCCGATGATCTGGGCATTGAC contains these protein-coding regions:
- a CDS encoding YfhD family protein; this translates as MDRENSNIVSKVDKQKLLYEAKLEDVQFVAAEADQDDLEALDRSQEADKRQLNEIIKKNSRI
- a CDS encoding methyl-accepting chemotaxis protein, whose product is MENVSVPAVTEALVVKALEKNLALIRFDLDRRVAYVNEVFAGSMKYKSADMYGMHHRELCFPEFVNSPDYEMFWQNLLSGNSFQDKIERMDSEGNTVWLEATYMPIFDETNHHVIGVSKIATNITHRQTDVNHVVEQMQRMADSLNRRAEQGIERSREMLHSINNIAGVSDENTLILRGLQNKAVDIQGVVQTIRDIASQTHLLALNAAIEAAHAGEFGRGFDVVAKEVRKLSGMVQDSIGEVRNSVQAITEEIGKMSAGLEHVQESVKDSQKQIEVALEEFTGIAASASELDIQARAVMNII